In Streptomyces sp. NBC_00433, a single genomic region encodes these proteins:
- a CDS encoding lycopene cyclase family protein codes for MRDADVVIVGAGAAGLSLAHRLCAPSADPNRLGVVLVDAPPGPLRPPARTWCFWEPPGGPYDSVLAAAWDRLRVRGTDGSATVGDPAPFRYKMLRSDVFERLVGERLSGTGGCRRVEAVVESVRDHPCGARVRGRDAAGRPWELTARWVFDSRPLPRLPPARTTLLQHFRGWFVRTADDAFDPAVADLMDFRTPQPPRGLSFGYVLPLNPRQALVEYTEFSASVLDVARYDAALRHYSEEVLKLGPFEVVSVEQGVIPMTDGRFPSRAGRSVFRIGAAGGATRASTGYTFAAVQRQTRAVADILLADARPLRAPVPPAPHSRRSRAMDAAMLRALDTGRVNGADFFTGLFRRVPTERLLRFLDGRSQVREDFLIGLRTPIAPMLLTVAELPFLRRRDPPPPGR; via the coding sequence GTGCGAGACGCGGATGTCGTGATCGTGGGCGCGGGTGCCGCCGGGCTCTCGCTGGCCCATCGGCTGTGCGCTCCGTCTGCCGACCCGAACCGGCTCGGAGTCGTTCTGGTGGACGCTCCGCCGGGCCCGCTGCGCCCGCCGGCCCGTACCTGGTGCTTCTGGGAGCCGCCCGGGGGACCGTACGATTCGGTCCTCGCCGCTGCCTGGGACCGGCTGCGGGTACGAGGGACCGACGGATCGGCGACCGTCGGGGATCCCGCGCCGTTCCGCTACAAGATGCTGCGGTCCGACGTCTTCGAGCGGCTCGTCGGTGAACGCCTGTCGGGGACCGGCGGGTGTCGCCGGGTCGAGGCCGTCGTCGAATCCGTCCGGGACCACCCCTGCGGTGCGCGCGTCCGCGGCCGTGACGCGGCCGGCCGCCCCTGGGAACTGACCGCTCGTTGGGTCTTCGACTCCCGACCGCTCCCGCGGCTGCCGCCGGCGCGTACGACGCTGCTTCAGCACTTCCGAGGCTGGTTCGTGCGGACCGCGGACGATGCCTTCGACCCGGCCGTCGCGGACCTGATGGACTTCCGCACCCCGCAGCCGCCGCGAGGGCTGTCCTTCGGATACGTGCTGCCCTTGAACCCCCGGCAGGCTCTGGTGGAGTACACCGAGTTCTCCGCGAGTGTGCTGGACGTCGCGCGGTACGACGCGGCGCTTCGGCACTACAGCGAAGAGGTTCTGAAGCTCGGCCCGTTCGAGGTCGTCTCCGTCGAGCAGGGCGTGATCCCGATGACCGACGGGCGGTTCCCCTCGCGCGCGGGACGCTCGGTGTTCCGCATCGGCGCGGCCGGCGGTGCGACCCGCGCGTCGACCGGCTACACCTTCGCCGCCGTGCAGCGGCAGACCCGGGCCGTCGCCGACATCCTCCTGGCGGATGCGCGTCCGCTCCGGGCCCCGGTACCGCCCGCACCGCACTCGCGCCGCTCCCGGGCGATGGACGCCGCCATGCTGCGGGCGCTGGACACCGGACGCGTGAACGGCGCGGACTTCTTCACCGGGCTGTTCCGCCGGGTGCCGACCGAGCGCTTGCTGCGGTTCCTGGACGGCCGCTCCCAGGTCCGCGAGGACTTCCTCATCGGCCTGCGCACCCCGATCGCACCCATGCTCCTGACCGTGGCGGAACTGCCGTTCCTGCGCAGACGCGACCCGCCCCCGCCAGGCCGCTGA
- a CDS encoding cellulose-binding domain-containing protein has product MRGFAHHRPVRSLTGIAGLGAAVLAAVSVVLTGPPSAHAAASPSTTLVVSASQVLRPVTHVATGSLYGLANASAPADNLVQAIKPNTFVQMPAGGHQQGSGDILVVAPKAARAGAKVVNRLSDYYAGWPYQFSWSNWLSVVDDQIARTKAAGITNLAAYAPWNESDNTWKTANGTFEDFWTRTYREIRAKDATTPIQGPSFSDNISDMDNFLRNAVATNTVPDIIAWHELIRSSKIAGDVATVVALENKYGISPRPIAIEEYAAPAEVGIPGALVGYIAKFERLGVHDAELAFWNQSGALGDLLTGQGGSPNGAYWLYKWYADMSGSMLTTTAPAQTGIDGAASRNSAGNEVDVVFGGSSGDSAVTVNGLNSLSAFGSSAHVKVEYTPSRGRTTAVSGPITLSESNYTVSNGSITVPVTTNTTDAYHLVITPAAGSTTGGTTTGGTTTGGTTTGGSTTGGTTTGGTTTGGTGSPSCKVTLTPQTWSGGYTANVTVANTGSALVDGWKLGFTLPSGQAITGAWNAAISPSSGSVTATNLSYNAQIPPGGSQSFGFQGTDTGSYSPPTAFTLNGTACTS; this is encoded by the coding sequence ATGCGTGGATTTGCGCATCACCGACCCGTCCGGTCGCTGACCGGAATTGCCGGGCTGGGAGCCGCGGTACTGGCCGCGGTCTCGGTCGTGCTGACCGGGCCCCCGTCCGCTCACGCGGCTGCTTCCCCGTCCACGACCCTGGTGGTCAGCGCCAGCCAGGTCCTGCGGCCGGTCACCCATGTCGCGACCGGCTCGCTGTACGGGCTCGCCAACGCCAGCGCACCGGCGGACAACCTGGTGCAGGCGATCAAGCCGAACACGTTCGTGCAGATGCCCGCCGGCGGGCACCAGCAGGGCTCGGGCGACATCCTGGTCGTCGCGCCGAAGGCCGCCAGGGCGGGCGCGAAGGTCGTCAACAGGCTGTCCGACTACTACGCCGGATGGCCGTACCAGTTCAGCTGGAGCAACTGGCTGAGCGTGGTCGACGACCAGATCGCGAGGACCAAGGCGGCGGGGATCACCAACCTGGCCGCCTACGCGCCGTGGAACGAGTCCGACAACACCTGGAAGACCGCCAACGGTACCTTCGAGGACTTCTGGACCCGGACCTACCGTGAGATCCGGGCCAAGGACGCCACGACGCCGATCCAGGGCCCGAGCTTCTCGGACAACATCAGCGACATGGACAACTTCCTCCGCAACGCGGTCGCGACCAACACCGTGCCCGACATCATCGCCTGGCACGAGCTGATCCGGTCCTCCAAGATCGCCGGCGACGTCGCCACCGTCGTCGCGCTGGAGAACAAGTACGGCATCAGCCCGCGGCCGATCGCCATCGAGGAGTACGCCGCCCCCGCCGAAGTCGGCATCCCCGGCGCACTGGTGGGCTACATCGCCAAGTTCGAACGGCTCGGCGTCCACGACGCCGAACTGGCCTTCTGGAACCAGTCCGGAGCGCTCGGCGACCTCCTGACCGGCCAGGGCGGCAGCCCCAACGGCGCCTACTGGCTCTACAAGTGGTACGCCGACATGAGCGGCTCGATGCTCACCACCACCGCGCCCGCGCAGACCGGCATCGACGGAGCGGCCTCCCGCAACAGCGCGGGCAACGAGGTCGATGTCGTCTTCGGCGGCAGCTCCGGCGACTCCGCCGTCACCGTGAACGGCCTGAACTCCCTCTCGGCCTTCGGGTCGAGCGCACACGTCAAGGTCGAGTACACACCCTCGCGCGGCCGCACCACCGCGGTGTCCGGACCGATCACCCTGTCCGAGAGCAACTACACCGTGAGCAACGGCTCCATCACCGTCCCGGTGACCACCAACACCACCGACGCCTACCACCTCGTCATCACCCCGGCGGCCGGCAGCACCACCGGCGGCACGACCACCGGCGGCACGACGACCGGCGGTACGACCACGGGCGGCAGCACCACCGGCGGCACGACCACCGGAGGGACCACCACGGGCGGCACCGGCTCCCCGTCCTGCAAGGTCACCCTCACCCCGCAGACGTGGTCCGGCGGCTACACCGCCAACGTGACCGTGGCCAACACGGGATCCGCCCTCGTCGACGGCTGGAAGCTCGGCTTCACCCTCCCCTCCGGCCAGGCGATCACCGGCGCGTGGAACGCCGCCATCAGCCCCTCCTCCGGCTCGGTGACGGCCACGAACCTGTCGTACAACGCCCAGATCCCGCCCGGCGGCAGCCAGTCCTTCGGCTTCCAGGGCACTGACACCGGCAGCTACAGCCCGCCCACGGCCTTCACCCTCAACGGCACGGCCTGCACCTCCTGA
- a CDS encoding RICIN domain-containing protein, with the protein MFALAAGMLTTVGSYEAHASTAQFKGVNWADQRDNFVNGVLYPSGLGASDTYASAGVVADRVVGQLYSITGANTVRMPINEPTVSSYWSAYTGAIDSALGRGKVILAYWAYSGGKPTSISAFDRMWDTVVARYGSNPNAYFEVINEPYGYGTGDLDNFYNDWLARYSAVPRGRVVLDGAGDAQNVSAVGSDRRLDNTLLAVHDYSFFAGYEDETDWANHLAGYIGAYADRTIATEWGGPMGPGSKNGVQYAAIDYSIPSGSFFADYVRGVSSELRSLGMGSVFWPGLRDGDWYSLTTKTGTGSGINLSLVNPSGLTRLQYAWGVGNGGGTYVRIANAATGLYIDGAGRTSNGAAADQWSGSTSRFEEQWVIENNGSYVRIKNRATGLYLDGAGRASNGAAVGQYAASGSSNQQWTVLTDANNVRIKNRATGLYIDGMGRAGSGSELGQYGDTNGANQQWRITAAG; encoded by the coding sequence GTGTTCGCGTTGGCGGCGGGGATGTTGACCACGGTCGGGTCCTACGAGGCGCATGCGTCCACCGCTCAGTTCAAGGGCGTGAACTGGGCCGATCAGCGGGACAATTTCGTGAACGGGGTGCTGTATCCGTCGGGGCTGGGCGCGTCGGACACCTATGCGTCGGCGGGGGTGGTGGCCGACCGGGTGGTGGGCCAGTTGTACTCGATCACCGGCGCCAACACGGTGCGTATGCCGATCAACGAGCCGACGGTGTCGAGCTATTGGTCGGCGTACACCGGGGCGATCGACTCGGCGCTGGGCCGGGGGAAGGTGATCCTGGCCTACTGGGCGTACTCGGGCGGCAAGCCGACGAGTATCTCGGCGTTCGACCGGATGTGGGACACGGTCGTCGCGCGGTACGGGAGCAATCCGAACGCGTACTTCGAGGTCATCAACGAGCCGTACGGGTACGGCACCGGGGACCTCGACAACTTCTACAACGACTGGCTGGCCCGGTATTCGGCGGTGCCGCGGGGCAGGGTGGTCCTGGACGGTGCGGGCGACGCCCAGAACGTGTCGGCCGTGGGCAGTGACCGGCGGCTGGACAACACGCTGCTGGCGGTCCACGACTACTCGTTCTTCGCGGGCTACGAGGACGAGACGGACTGGGCGAACCACCTGGCGGGCTACATCGGCGCGTACGCCGACCGCACCATCGCCACCGAGTGGGGCGGCCCGATGGGTCCGGGCAGCAAGAACGGCGTCCAGTACGCGGCAATCGACTACAGCATCCCGAGCGGGTCGTTCTTCGCCGACTACGTCCGGGGTGTCAGCAGCGAGTTGCGCAGCCTCGGCATGGGCAGCGTGTTCTGGCCGGGCCTGCGCGACGGCGACTGGTACAGCCTGACCACCAAGACCGGAACGGGCTCGGGCATCAACCTGTCGCTGGTCAACCCCTCCGGTCTGACCCGGCTCCAGTACGCCTGGGGCGTCGGCAACGGCGGGGGCACCTACGTCAGGATCGCCAACGCGGCGACCGGCCTGTACATCGACGGCGCCGGCCGCACCTCCAACGGTGCGGCGGCCGATCAGTGGAGCGGCAGCACCAGCCGCTTCGAGGAGCAGTGGGTCATCGAGAACAACGGCAGCTACGTGCGGATCAAGAACCGCGCCACCGGGCTCTACCTCGACGGGGCCGGCCGCGCCTCCAACGGCGCGGCGGTGGGCCAGTACGCCGCGAGCGGCAGCAGCAACCAGCAGTGGACGGTCCTGACCGACGCGAACAACGTGCGGATCAAGAACCGGGCCACGGGCCTGTACATCGACGGGATGGGCCGGGCGGGTTCGGGGTCCGAGCTGGGGCAGTACGGCGACACCAACGGCGCCAACCAGCAGTGGCGGATCACCGCCGCGGGCTGA
- a CDS encoding carbohydrate ABC transporter permease, whose translation MNTTAPGRERPRTTPAPAPPAAATVSRRRTAHAAGRALLYLFLVLLAVAILLPFVWMAISSVKADRDVFTVPIQWVPKSYRWRNFTDIWKQIPLATYLGNSLLLSAVITFLQVLTGSFAAYGFAKMRFPGRDALFLGYIATIAVPWQAYMVPQYIIMDKLGLVNTRWSLILIQAFGAFGVFLMRQFYLTIPDEISEAARLDGLSEYGIWARIILPLSKPALASLALLTFVNTWNDYMGPFIYLTDNDLWTVQIGLRSFIGQYDAQYAMIMAGSVISVVPILVIFLLGQRYFVRGIATTGIKG comes from the coding sequence ATGAACACCACCGCGCCGGGCAGGGAACGCCCCCGGACGACGCCCGCACCCGCGCCGCCGGCCGCCGCGACCGTCTCGCGGCGCCGCACCGCGCACGCCGCCGGCCGCGCGCTGCTGTACCTGTTCCTGGTCCTCCTCGCGGTGGCGATCCTGCTGCCCTTCGTGTGGATGGCGATCTCCTCGGTGAAGGCCGACAGGGACGTCTTCACCGTGCCGATCCAGTGGGTCCCCAAGAGCTACCGCTGGCGCAACTTCACGGACATCTGGAAGCAGATACCGCTCGCCACCTATCTGGGGAACTCCCTGCTGCTCAGTGCGGTGATCACCTTCCTCCAGGTGCTCACCGGCAGCTTCGCCGCGTACGGCTTCGCCAAGATGCGATTCCCCGGCCGGGACGCCCTCTTCCTGGGCTACATCGCCACCATCGCCGTACCCTGGCAGGCCTACATGGTTCCGCAGTACATCATCATGGACAAGCTCGGCCTGGTGAACACCCGCTGGTCGCTGATCCTCATCCAGGCGTTCGGGGCGTTCGGGGTCTTCCTGATGCGCCAGTTCTACCTGACCATCCCCGACGAGATCAGCGAGGCGGCCCGGCTGGACGGGCTGAGCGAGTACGGGATCTGGGCGCGGATCATCCTGCCGCTGTCCAAGCCCGCCCTCGCCAGTCTGGCCCTGCTGACCTTCGTCAACACCTGGAACGACTACATGGGTCCGTTCATCTACCTCACGGACAACGACCTGTGGACCGTGCAGATCGGACTGCGCTCCTTCATCGGCCAGTACGACGCGCAGTACGCCATGATCATGGCGGGATCGGTCATCTCCGTCGTTCCGATCCTGGTCATCTTCCTGCTCGGCCAGCGCTATTTCGTGCGCGGCATCGCCACCACCGGAATCAAGGGCTGA
- a CDS encoding sugar ABC transporter permease, whose product MTTVTTRTAPAPTAATRRRRRRNALVGWSFVLPNLLGFAALTLVPVAGTFVVAFTDWDSYSSPKWIGLANFRRMRHDDNFWTALQNTCWYAAGHIPLTLAASLGLAVLLNQKLRGVGILRTAFFFPYVTSLVAVAIVWNMLLSPDIGPVNQLLRHLGWSHPPGWTTSTDWSLPALILTSVWRDMGYYMVLFLAGLQTVPAELYEAARMDGAGPWARFWHVTMPGLRPTTFFVTVMLTISSFKVFDLVQVMTEGGPGRSTLVLSQLIFREGITHGRFGYSSAVSLALFVIVLAVTLAQFQIQRRSER is encoded by the coding sequence GTGACGACCGTCACCACCCGTACGGCGCCGGCGCCGACGGCGGCCACCCGCCGCCGGCGCCGGCGCAACGCGCTGGTCGGCTGGAGCTTCGTCCTGCCGAACCTCCTGGGCTTCGCCGCCCTGACCCTGGTCCCGGTGGCGGGGACGTTCGTGGTGGCCTTCACCGACTGGGACTCGTACTCCAGCCCGAAGTGGATCGGCCTGGCCAACTTCCGTCGGATGCGGCACGACGACAACTTCTGGACAGCGCTCCAGAACACCTGCTGGTACGCGGCCGGACACATCCCGCTGACCCTCGCGGCATCGCTCGGCCTGGCGGTCCTGCTCAACCAGAAGCTGCGCGGGGTCGGCATCCTGCGCACCGCGTTCTTCTTCCCCTACGTCACCTCGCTGGTCGCGGTGGCGATTGTCTGGAACATGCTGCTCAGCCCGGACATCGGCCCCGTCAACCAGCTGCTCCGGCACCTGGGCTGGTCCCATCCGCCGGGATGGACCACATCGACCGACTGGTCCCTGCCCGCGCTCATCCTGACCAGCGTGTGGCGCGACATGGGCTACTACATGGTGCTCTTCCTGGCCGGCCTCCAGACCGTTCCGGCCGAGCTCTACGAAGCGGCCCGGATGGACGGCGCGGGACCGTGGGCGCGTTTCTGGCATGTGACCATGCCGGGTCTGCGGCCCACCACCTTCTTCGTGACGGTCATGCTCACCATTTCCAGCTTCAAGGTCTTCGACCTGGTGCAGGTGATGACCGAGGGCGGTCCTGGGCGGTCCACGCTGGTGCTGTCCCAGCTGATCTTCCGCGAGGGCATCACGCACGGCCGGTTCGGCTACTCGTCGGCGGTCTCGCTCGCGCTCTTCGTGATCGTGCTGGCCGTCACCCTCGCCCAGTTCCAGATCCAGCGCAGGAGCGAGCGATGA
- a CDS encoding extracellular solute-binding protein: protein MRRTTTRLLPVALAATLFGAAACGGGGGSGTTSDGRTVVKIALWNYQTTPEFKALIDGFEAKYPKIDVQPVDILADDYPDKVTTMLAGGDKTDVLTMKNVTDYARYATRGQLLPLTGAVAGLPDKSAYAGLADYDLAGQYYALPYRQDFWVLFYNKKLVGDADVSHLTWSGFDSLAKQLTKGSGASKTYGTYLHTWRSVVQAVASAQTGGDLLGGDYGWMKDQYGIALDVQKAGATLPFATASSQKTTYDSQFTTGKAAMVPMGTWWAAALLAEKAEGKNPVDWGMAPLPQTTADGKTVTFGSPTAFAVNKKARNADAAKQFVEWASGPEGAAVLAKIGLVPSYHDSSVMNTFFGVRDMPTDATSRQAMQPSKVQLEMPVSDKSSDIDQILTEEHELVMTGEKSVDAGIKEMDHRVKTEVQ, encoded by the coding sequence ATGAGAAGGACCACCACGAGACTCCTGCCCGTCGCTCTGGCCGCAACGCTCTTCGGTGCCGCGGCATGCGGTGGCGGCGGCGGTTCCGGCACCACGTCCGACGGTCGTACAGTCGTCAAGATCGCGCTGTGGAACTACCAGACCACACCGGAGTTCAAGGCGCTCATCGACGGCTTCGAGGCGAAGTACCCCAAGATCGACGTGCAGCCGGTCGACATCCTCGCCGACGACTACCCGGACAAGGTCACCACGATGCTCGCCGGCGGCGACAAGACCGACGTGCTGACGATGAAGAACGTCACGGACTACGCCCGCTACGCCACCCGCGGCCAACTGCTGCCGCTGACCGGCGCGGTCGCCGGACTCCCCGACAAGTCGGCCTACGCCGGGCTCGCGGACTACGACCTGGCAGGCCAGTACTACGCGCTCCCGTACCGGCAGGATTTCTGGGTGCTGTTCTACAACAAGAAGCTGGTCGGTGACGCGGATGTGTCGCATCTGACGTGGAGCGGTTTCGACTCCCTGGCCAAGCAGCTCACCAAGGGATCGGGGGCATCGAAGACGTACGGCACGTACCTGCACACCTGGCGTTCGGTCGTGCAGGCGGTGGCGTCCGCGCAGACCGGCGGTGACCTGCTCGGCGGGGACTACGGGTGGATGAAGGACCAGTACGGCATCGCACTGGATGTCCAGAAGGCCGGTGCCACCCTGCCGTTCGCCACCGCGTCGAGCCAGAAGACCACCTACGACTCCCAGTTCACCACCGGCAAGGCCGCCATGGTCCCGATGGGCACCTGGTGGGCCGCGGCCCTGCTCGCCGAGAAAGCCGAGGGCAAGAACCCGGTCGACTGGGGCATGGCACCCCTGCCGCAGACCACCGCCGACGGGAAAACCGTCACCTTCGGCTCCCCCACCGCCTTCGCGGTGAACAAGAAGGCCCGCAACGCGGACGCCGCGAAGCAGTTCGTCGAATGGGCCTCGGGTCCGGAGGGCGCGGCCGTCCTCGCGAAGATCGGCCTGGTCCCGTCGTACCACGACAGCTCGGTCATGAACACCTTCTTCGGGGTCCGGGACATGCCCACCGACGCGACGTCCCGCCAGGCCATGCAGCCGTCCAAGGTGCAGCTGGAGATGCCGGTCAGCGACAAGTCCTCCGACATCGACCAGATCCTCACCGAGGAGCACGAACTGGTGATGACCGGCGAGAAGTCCGTCGACGCGGGCATCAAGGAGATGGACCACCGCGTGAAGACCGAAGTCCAGTGA
- a CDS encoding hydroxyacid dehydrogenase, protein MQTKPHALVVMSRQSFDAHFDRSRLERLAALVTLDDPLWTDDLDTPEARTRLAEVEVLITSWGAPPLTSARLTSAPELRAVLHCAGSVRGLLGDAVWRRGIQVASAADANAIPVAEYTLAAIIFAGKKAPFLAADEQRAYGGWGSVTGYGDLSNFGRTVGVVGFSRIGRKVVDLLGLLGGTTCLVADPYADPDQVAAAGATLVPLEEALSRADVLTLHAPELAETRHLIGAAELSLLPDHATVINTARGSLIDSAALAAECAAGRLFAILDVTDPEPLPLDSPLRRLAQVMVTPHIAGSLGTEIGRLTDHTLDELARWTAHQPLTAEITAEHWALGLSA, encoded by the coding sequence ATGCAGACCAAGCCCCACGCGCTGGTCGTGATGAGCCGACAGAGTTTCGATGCCCACTTCGACCGGAGCCGGCTGGAGCGGCTCGCCGCGCTGGTGACACTGGACGACCCGCTGTGGACCGACGACCTCGACACCCCCGAGGCGAGAACCCGTCTCGCCGAGGTCGAGGTGCTGATCACTTCGTGGGGCGCACCGCCGCTGACCTCCGCGCGGCTGACCTCCGCGCCGGAGCTCCGTGCGGTGCTGCACTGCGCGGGCAGCGTACGGGGCCTGCTCGGGGACGCGGTGTGGCGGCGCGGCATCCAGGTCGCGAGCGCGGCCGACGCCAACGCCATACCTGTCGCCGAGTACACCCTGGCCGCCATCATCTTCGCGGGGAAGAAAGCCCCCTTCCTCGCCGCGGACGAGCAGCGTGCCTACGGGGGCTGGGGCAGTGTCACCGGCTACGGCGACCTGTCGAACTTCGGCCGGACGGTCGGTGTCGTCGGCTTCTCCCGGATCGGGCGCAAGGTCGTCGACCTCCTCGGCCTGCTCGGCGGCACCACCTGCCTCGTCGCCGACCCGTACGCCGATCCCGACCAGGTCGCGGCGGCCGGCGCGACGCTGGTGCCCCTGGAAGAAGCGCTTTCCCGGGCGGACGTCCTGACGCTGCACGCCCCGGAACTGGCCGAGACCCGGCATCTGATCGGGGCCGCGGAGCTGAGCCTGCTGCCCGATCACGCCACGGTGATCAACACCGCGCGAGGCAGCCTCATCGACAGCGCCGCGCTCGCGGCGGAGTGCGCCGCCGGCCGGCTGTTCGCCATCCTCGACGTCACCGATCCCGAGCCGCTTCCGCTCGACTCCCCGCTGCGGCGGCTGGCCCAGGTCATGGTCACACCGCACATCGCCGGCTCGCTCGGCACGGAGATCGGCCGGCTCACCGACCACACCCTGGACGAACTCGCGCGGTGGACGGCGCACCAGCCGCTCACCGCCGAGATCACGGCCGAGCACTGGGCACTGGGTCTGAGCGCCTGA
- a CDS encoding substrate-binding domain-containing protein — protein MGDDRLFALQRRERVMEELRRHGAVRVRDLAKVLGVSELTIRRDIGTLAGCGLLTKVHGGATLPTDLERAGTAAPGRRPRPAATAFTIGMVVPSLDFYWPPIVGGARAAAAALGVQIQLRGSSYDQAEDRRQISRLIAAQQVQGLLLAPNLEGDGVDEMIDWIGNLPVPTILVERQTPDWTPTPRQLEWVRSDHALGLEMAVRHLYEHGHRRMGLVLSKGSPTSAHLSVGWQRVCAELALPAEFVVRETVALSVPGHREIISRILARCRHHRTTALIVHSDPDAISIAQYLAEQGVTIPGDMAMVSYDDEVAQLAEPAMTAVRPSKGRVGRVAVDMMVSRLIEGKRRPAQRVLILPELIIRNSSVASSGQIWTTPAGNTAPYG, from the coding sequence ATGGGCGACGACCGACTCTTCGCACTACAGCGACGTGAGCGCGTGATGGAGGAACTGCGCCGCCATGGCGCGGTGCGGGTCCGTGACCTGGCCAAGGTCCTCGGAGTCAGCGAGCTGACCATCCGGCGCGACATCGGCACGCTCGCCGGCTGCGGTCTGCTCACCAAGGTGCACGGCGGAGCGACCCTGCCGACCGATCTGGAGCGTGCCGGCACGGCTGCTCCGGGTCGTCGGCCGCGCCCGGCCGCAACGGCCTTCACCATCGGCATGGTGGTGCCCTCACTCGACTTCTACTGGCCGCCGATCGTCGGGGGCGCCCGTGCGGCGGCCGCTGCGCTGGGTGTGCAGATCCAGCTGCGCGGGTCGAGCTACGACCAGGCCGAGGACCGCCGCCAGATATCCCGGCTGATCGCCGCCCAGCAGGTGCAGGGCCTGCTGCTCGCCCCCAACCTCGAAGGCGACGGCGTCGACGAGATGATCGACTGGATCGGCAATCTGCCGGTCCCCACCATCCTCGTCGAGCGCCAGACGCCCGACTGGACTCCCACACCCCGCCAACTGGAGTGGGTCCGCAGCGATCACGCCCTGGGCCTGGAGATGGCGGTCCGCCATCTGTACGAGCACGGCCACCGGCGCATGGGCCTGGTGCTCTCCAAAGGCAGCCCCACCTCCGCCCACCTCTCGGTGGGCTGGCAGCGGGTCTGCGCGGAACTGGCGCTGCCCGCCGAGTTCGTGGTGCGCGAGACCGTCGCACTCAGCGTGCCGGGCCACCGCGAGATCATCAGCAGGATCCTGGCGCGGTGCCGGCACCACCGCACCACCGCCCTGATCGTGCACAGCGACCCCGACGCGATCTCCATCGCGCAGTACCTCGCGGAGCAGGGCGTCACCATCCCCGGCGACATGGCGATGGTCAGCTACGACGACGAGGTGGCCCAACTCGCCGAGCCCGCCATGACCGCGGTGCGCCCGTCGAAGGGCCGGGTCGGGCGGGTGGCGGTCGACATGATGGTCTCCCGGCTGATCGAGGGAAAGCGACGTCCCGCTCAACGCGTCCTCATCCTGCCGGAGTTGATCATCCGGAACTCGTCCGTGGCCTCCTCCGGGCAGATATGGACCACGCCCGCGGGCAACACCGCGCCCTACGGCTGA